Proteins encoded together in one Mycobacterium simiae window:
- the egtC gene encoding ergothioneine biosynthesis protein EgtC — translation MCRHLGWLGAEVSVSTLVLDPPFGLRVQSYAPRRQKHGLMNADGWGVGFFDRSVAGGVPRRWRSAAPLWGDASFDSVAPALRSGCVVAAVRSATVGMPIEVSATAPFTDGQWLLSHNGVVDRGVLPLTATAESVCDSAMLAATIFALGLDALGATIAQIGALDPHARLNILAANGSRMLATAWGDTLSILRRDDGVVLASEPYDDDSDWEDIPDHHLVEVTAQGVTMTPLDEPKGSR, via the coding sequence ATGTGTCGTCACCTCGGCTGGCTGGGCGCCGAAGTCAGCGTCTCGACGCTGGTGCTGGATCCGCCGTTCGGCCTTCGGGTGCAGTCCTACGCACCGCGCCGCCAGAAACACGGCCTGATGAACGCCGACGGCTGGGGCGTAGGGTTTTTCGATCGCTCCGTCGCCGGCGGTGTGCCCCGACGCTGGCGCAGCGCGGCACCGCTGTGGGGCGACGCTTCGTTCGACTCGGTAGCCCCGGCGCTGCGCAGCGGCTGCGTGGTGGCCGCGGTGCGCTCGGCGACGGTGGGCATGCCGATCGAAGTCAGTGCCACCGCACCGTTCACCGACGGGCAATGGTTGTTGTCGCACAACGGCGTCGTCGATCGTGGTGTGCTGCCGTTGACGGCAACGGCCGAATCCGTTTGTGATAGCGCGATGTTGGCGGCTACCATCTTCGCGTTGGGCCTGGACGCGCTGGGTGCGACGATCGCGCAGATCGGCGCGCTCGACCCCCACGCCCGGCTGAATATCCTGGCGGCCAACGGTTCTCGCATGCTGGCCACCGCGTGGGGTGACACCCTGTCCATCCTGCGCCGCGACGACGGCGTGGTGTTGGCCAGCGAGCCCTACGACGACGACTCGGATTGGGAAGACATACCCGATCACCATCTCGTCGAAGTCACCGCGCAGGGTGTGACGATGACCCCGCTGGACGAGCCGAAGGGATCTCGATGA
- the egtE gene encoding ergothioneine biosynthesis PLP-dependent enzyme EgtE, with the protein MNEAASLADRWRAARPPAAGLHLDSAASSRQSFAAIDAAAQHARHEAEVGAYVAAQAAATTLDAGRAALAALTGMADADVIYTTGSLNALDLLLGSWPTERRTLACLPGEYGPNLAVMAAYGFDRRLLPTLEDGRLALDDAAFALETDPPDFVHLTPVASHSGVVQPISMVVQLCRDLGLPLVVDAAQALGQVDCAVGADVMYSSSRKWMAGPRGVGFLAIRADLTRRLRPRLPAPTWSEPVSVAQQLEFGEANIAARVGFSVALGEYLGFGPAAVRARLAEVGRISRSTLADVPGWAVLEEVEEPSAITTLAPTDGADPQLVQDWLLTERRILSTFAGIQRAPLAMTAPVLRISPHADTTAADLETFAEALIAATAATAA; encoded by the coding sequence GTGAACGAGGCTGCGTCGCTGGCCGACCGGTGGCGGGCGGCCCGACCACCGGCGGCCGGCCTCCATCTCGATAGTGCCGCCAGCTCGCGGCAAAGCTTCGCGGCCATCGACGCCGCTGCACAGCACGCCCGGCACGAGGCCGAGGTCGGCGCATATGTGGCGGCACAGGCGGCGGCCACCACGTTGGATGCCGGGCGCGCCGCCCTCGCCGCGCTGACCGGAATGGCCGACGCCGACGTCATCTACACCACCGGCTCGCTGAATGCCTTGGATCTGCTGCTCGGTAGTTGGCCCACCGAGCGCCGGACCCTGGCTTGCCTGCCCGGCGAATACGGTCCCAACCTCGCGGTGATGGCGGCCTACGGCTTCGATCGACGGTTGCTGCCGACGCTCGAGGATGGCCGGCTCGCGCTCGACGACGCGGCGTTCGCCCTCGAGACCGACCCGCCCGATTTCGTCCACCTGACTCCGGTGGCCAGCCACAGCGGTGTGGTGCAACCTATTTCGATGGTGGTGCAGCTGTGCCGCGACCTGGGGTTGCCGCTGGTTGTCGACGCTGCCCAGGCGTTGGGCCAGGTGGACTGCGCGGTCGGGGCCGACGTGATGTACTCCTCGTCCCGCAAGTGGATGGCCGGTCCGCGCGGCGTGGGTTTCCTGGCCATCCGGGCGGACCTGACGCGGCGGCTGCGCCCCCGGCTGCCGGCGCCGACATGGTCCGAACCGGTGTCGGTGGCCCAGCAACTCGAATTCGGTGAAGCCAATATCGCCGCGCGCGTCGGGTTTTCGGTGGCGCTCGGTGAGTATCTGGGGTTTGGGCCCGCGGCGGTGCGGGCGAGGCTGGCCGAGGTCGGCCGCATCAGCCGCAGCACGCTGGCCGACGTGCCGGGATGGGCCGTGCTCGAAGAAGTCGAAGAACCAAGCGCAATAACCACTTTGGCGCCTACCGACGGCGCCGACCCGCAGCTGGTGCAGGATTGGCTGCTCACCGAACGACGGATCTTGAGTACCTTCGCGGGCATTCAGCGCGCGCCGCTGGCGATGACGGCACCGGTGCTGCGGATCTCCCCGCATGCCGACACCACCGCGGCGGACCTGGAGACCTTCGCCGAGGCGCTGATCGCCGCGACCGCCGCGACCGCCGCCTAG
- a CDS encoding sensor domain-containing protein codes for MRISAVAVSAGLALGWSTPTASAHPSDPGVVSYAVLGKGSVGNVVGGPMGWESVFMEPFQGFFVDVPDCNNWADIGLPEVFNDPDLASFNGAVTQTSATDQTHLVKQAVGVFATTDAANRAFHRVVDRTGGCSGQTTAMHLDNGQTQVWTFAGAPATAADANWTKQEAGTDRRCFNQTRLRENVVLQAKVCQSGNAGPAVNVLAGAMQNALGQ; via the coding sequence ATGCGGATCTCCGCCGTGGCGGTGAGCGCCGGTCTGGCGCTGGGCTGGTCCACCCCGACCGCGTCCGCCCATCCCTCCGATCCCGGTGTCGTGTCGTATGCGGTCCTCGGCAAAGGGTCGGTCGGCAACGTCGTCGGCGGCCCGATGGGTTGGGAGTCGGTATTCATGGAGCCCTTCCAGGGGTTCTTCGTCGACGTGCCCGACTGCAACAATTGGGCCGACATCGGTCTGCCCGAGGTGTTCAACGATCCCGACCTGGCGTCGTTCAACGGGGCCGTCACGCAAACGTCGGCCACCGACCAAACTCACCTGGTCAAGCAGGCGGTCGGGGTGTTCGCCACCACCGACGCCGCAAACCGTGCCTTTCACCGCGTGGTCGACCGGACCGGCGGCTGCTCGGGGCAGACCACCGCGATGCACCTGGACAACGGGCAAACGCAGGTGTGGACGTTCGCCGGCGCACCGGCAACGGCCGCCGACGCGAATTGGACCAAGCAGGAAGCGGGCACCGATCGACGCTGTTTCAATCAAACCCGGCTGCGCGAAAACGTGGTGTTGCAGGCCAAGGTTTGTCAGTCTGGCAACGCGGGCCCCGCGGTGAATGTGCTGGCCGGTGCCATGCAAAACGCGCTGGGGCAGTAG
- the egtB gene encoding ergothioneine biosynthesis protein EgtB: protein MTSRQRIADDLERARARTLRLVDFDDDELHRQYHPLMSPLVWDLAHIGQQEELWLLRGGDPARPGMLDPAVEGLYDAFVHPRASRVDLPLLSPEQARSYCRTVRSAALDALDALPDNPAGDRAAFTYGMIVSHEHQHDETMLQALNLRTGSPLLRDPVSLPPGRAGLAGTSVLVPGGPFVLGVNASSEPFSLDNERPAHVVDVPSFRIGRVPVTNGEWQQFIGDGGYRDPRWWSARGWEYRSNAGLAAPQFWGSDGRTRTRFGYIEDIPPDEPVQHVTYFEAEAYAAWAGARLPSEIEWEKACAWDPATETRRRYPWGSHEPSSELANLGGTALRPAPVGAYPAGASAYGVEQMLGDVWEWTSSPLRPWPGFVPMIYERYSQPFFDGDYRVLRGGSWAVEAAILRPSFRNWDHPIRRQIFSGVRLAWDVPDAGDRT, encoded by the coding sequence GTGACTTCGCGACAACGAATCGCCGACGATCTCGAGCGGGCGCGGGCCCGCACATTGCGGCTGGTCGATTTCGACGACGACGAACTGCATCGTCAGTACCACCCGCTGATGAGCCCGCTGGTGTGGGATCTCGCGCACATCGGCCAGCAAGAGGAGCTGTGGCTGTTGCGCGGCGGCGACCCCGCTCGCCCCGGGATGCTGGACCCGGCGGTGGAGGGCCTCTACGACGCCTTCGTGCATCCGCGCGCCAGCCGTGTCGACTTGCCGCTGCTGTCTCCCGAACAAGCCCGATCGTATTGCCGCACAGTGCGTTCCGCGGCGTTGGATGCGCTGGACGCGCTGCCTGACAATCCGGCCGGTGACCGTGCGGCCTTCACCTACGGGATGATCGTCAGCCACGAGCACCAACACGACGAAACGATGCTGCAGGCGTTGAACCTGCGCACCGGCAGCCCGCTGCTGCGCGACCCCGTCAGCTTGCCGCCTGGGCGGGCTGGCCTGGCCGGGACGTCGGTGCTGGTGCCGGGCGGCCCGTTCGTACTCGGCGTAAACGCCTCCAGCGAACCCTTCTCGCTGGACAACGAGCGCCCCGCCCACGTCGTCGACGTGCCGTCGTTTCGAATTGGACGGGTCCCGGTCACCAACGGCGAATGGCAGCAGTTCATCGGCGACGGCGGCTACCGCGATCCCCGTTGGTGGTCGGCACGCGGGTGGGAGTACCGGTCGAACGCCGGTCTTGCCGCACCGCAATTCTGGGGTTCTGACGGCCGCACCCGGACCCGGTTCGGCTACATCGAGGACATCCCGCCCGACGAACCGGTGCAGCATGTCACCTATTTCGAGGCGGAGGCCTACGCCGCCTGGGCCGGTGCCCGGCTGCCCAGCGAAATCGAGTGGGAGAAGGCCTGCGCTTGGGATCCGGCCACCGAGACCCGGCGCCGCTACCCGTGGGGGTCCCACGAGCCGTCAAGCGAGCTCGCCAACCTGGGCGGAACCGCGCTGCGCCCGGCGCCGGTGGGTGCCTACCCGGCCGGCGCCTCGGCCTACGGCGTTGAGCAGATGCTCGGTGATGTCTGGGAATGGACCAGCTCGCCGCTGCGGCCGTGGCCCGGATTTGTGCCGATGATCTACGAGCGGTATTCGCAGCCGTTCTTCGACGGCGACTACCGGGTTTTGCGCGGTGGATCGTGGGCGGTGGAAGCGGCCATCCTGCGGCCCAGCTTCCGCAATTGGGATCATCCGATCCGTCGGCAGATCTTCTCCGGGGTGCGGTTGGCTTGGGACGTTCCCGACGCGGGAGATCGCACCTGA
- a CDS encoding DUF4185 domain-containing protein: MWLVVAQPVWCVHADPPAPAPGPIVRPLAPGEVLRLGPTAGTGTPTKDYGIGATDLCEFLEFPTELLQVCGDSFAGQGVGFGGWYSPIALHVDTASINDPGGVRYTGVTGIGKPLLADPTPAGDSQLPAGVVQINRRNYLMVTTTKDLKPQSSRLVAAEPAHPGWQTVAGSTRDGSYQGGSQTQISGYYDPIPTDESPTGWVYIVANSFTRSQPVVLYRVAPQYFTDRSRWQGWAAGPGGGWNKPPTPLWPDMVGEMCVRQIDGKAVLSYFNASTGNMEVRVANDPTSLGEAPVTTVVQHDEWPEPAESLPPPEDNRLAQPYGGYISPGSTLDEIRIFVSQWDTRARVAAPYRVIQFAVNPFKPD, encoded by the coding sequence CTGTGGTTGGTTGTCGCACAACCAGTTTGGTGTGTACACGCCGACCCTCCGGCGCCTGCGCCGGGGCCCATCGTGCGCCCCCTGGCGCCGGGTGAAGTGCTGCGCCTCGGGCCCACTGCCGGGACCGGCACTCCCACAAAGGATTACGGCATAGGCGCGACGGATCTCTGCGAATTCCTGGAATTCCCCACCGAACTGCTGCAGGTCTGTGGCGACAGCTTCGCCGGCCAGGGCGTGGGGTTCGGTGGCTGGTACTCACCGATCGCGTTGCACGTCGACACCGCTTCGATCAACGACCCCGGCGGAGTGAGGTACACGGGCGTCACCGGGATCGGCAAGCCGCTGTTGGCTGATCCCACCCCCGCGGGTGATTCGCAGCTGCCGGCCGGCGTGGTACAGATCAACCGGCGCAACTACTTGATGGTGACGACCACCAAGGATCTGAAGCCGCAGAGCTCGCGGCTGGTGGCGGCCGAACCGGCGCACCCGGGGTGGCAGACCGTTGCGGGATCCACGCGTGACGGGTCGTATCAGGGCGGCTCGCAGACCCAGATCAGCGGATATTACGACCCGATCCCAACCGACGAGTCACCGACCGGCTGGGTGTACATCGTCGCCAACAGCTTCACCCGTAGTCAGCCGGTTGTGCTGTATCGTGTTGCACCGCAATACTTTACGGACCGTTCGCGATGGCAGGGTTGGGCAGCCGGGCCGGGCGGCGGTTGGAACAAGCCGCCGACGCCGTTGTGGCCGGACATGGTCGGAGAGATGTGTGTCCGGCAGATCGACGGCAAGGCCGTGTTGTCCTACTTCAACGCCAGCACGGGCAACATGGAAGTGCGCGTGGCCAACGACCCCACCTCGCTAGGTGAGGCGCCGGTGACGACGGTGGTGCAGCACGACGAATGGCCCGAACCGGCGGAAAGCCTGCCGCCCCCCGAAGACAACCGGCTCGCCCAGCCCTACGGCGGTTACATTTCGCCCGGTTCCACGCTCGACGAGATACGAATCTTCGTCAGCCAGTGGGACACTCGTGCGCGGGTGGCCGCGCCGTATCGGGTGATCCAGTTCGCGGTCAATCCGTTCAAACCTGACTGA
- the egtA gene encoding ergothioneine biosynthesis glutamate--cysteine ligase EgtA, which translates to MTLAAITAAASQLDVARPAESALTSSEEAAQYIADGCLIDGPAGRVGLEMEGHCFDPVDPHRRPSWDEITGVIDALPLLPGGSAVTVEPGGAIELSGRPEDSVLTAIEAMRTDQGVLRKTLADEGLGLVFLGTDPLRSPKRINPGARYRAMEEFFAAGQSAEAGAAMMTSTASIQLNVDAGPQTEWAARVRLAHALGPTMIAITANSPMLGGEFTGWQSSRQRVWGQMDSARCGPILGASGDDPGTEWARYALKAPVMMVHNPQAVPLTHYVSFADWADGSAQLCGRRPSLADLDYHLTTLFPPVRPRRWLEIRYLDSTPDQYWPALVFTLTTLLDDPDAAAAAAAAVEPVATAWDNAARLGLADRRLRAAAVSCVAIAADKAPVDLTDAMQRLLADVERGRCPGDGFSDQVIDSGIAATVSQLAQGEL; encoded by the coding sequence ATGACGCTCGCCGCTATCACCGCCGCGGCCTCGCAACTCGACGTCGCCCGCCCCGCCGAATCGGCGTTGACCAGCTCCGAGGAAGCCGCCCAATACATCGCCGACGGGTGCCTGATCGACGGCCCCGCGGGACGTGTCGGGCTGGAGATGGAAGGGCACTGCTTCGACCCGGTTGACCCACACCGCCGGCCCAGCTGGGACGAAATCACCGGAGTCATCGACGCGCTGCCGTTGCTGCCCGGCGGCAGCGCGGTCACCGTGGAGCCTGGCGGCGCGATCGAATTATCCGGTCGACCGGAGGACAGTGTGCTGACCGCTATCGAGGCGATGCGCACTGACCAGGGGGTGTTGCGTAAGACCCTGGCCGACGAGGGGCTGGGACTGGTCTTTTTGGGCACCGATCCGCTGCGGTCGCCCAAGCGCATCAACCCGGGCGCACGCTACCGCGCGATGGAGGAGTTCTTCGCCGCCGGCCAGTCCGCCGAGGCGGGCGCCGCGATGATGACGTCGACGGCCTCGATTCAGCTCAACGTGGATGCCGGGCCGCAAACCGAGTGGGCCGCCCGGGTGCGGCTGGCCCATGCCTTGGGGCCCACCATGATTGCGATCACCGCGAACTCCCCGATGCTCGGCGGTGAATTCACCGGTTGGCAGTCCAGCCGCCAGCGGGTGTGGGGGCAGATGGACTCGGCGCGCTGCGGGCCGATCCTGGGCGCAAGCGGTGACGACCCCGGCACCGAGTGGGCCCGCTACGCACTCAAGGCGCCGGTGATGATGGTGCACAATCCCCAGGCCGTCCCGCTCACCCACTACGTGTCGTTCGCGGACTGGGCCGACGGCTCAGCGCAGCTGTGCGGCCGCCGCCCCAGCCTCGCCGACCTCGACTATCACCTCACCACGCTGTTCCCGCCGGTGCGACCCAGACGGTGGCTGGAAATCCGCTACCTCGACAGCACGCCGGACCAGTACTGGCCCGCCCTCGTGTTCACTCTGACGACGCTGCTCGACGACCCGGATGCCGCCGCCGCGGCTGCCGCGGCGGTCGAGCCGGTGGCGACCGCCTGGGATAACGCGGCCCGGCTCGGTCTGGCCGACCGGCGGCTGCGGGCGGCCGCCGTGTCGTGTGTGGCAATCGCGGCCGACAAGGCTCCGGTCGACCTCACTGACGCGATGCAGCGGTTGCTCGCCGATGTCGAGCGGGGCCGATGTCCCGGCGATGGCTTCTCCGATCAGGTCATCGACAGCGGCATCGCGGCCACGGTGTCGCAGCTGGCGCAAGGGGAGTTGTGA
- the egtD gene encoding L-histidine N(alpha)-methyltransferase → MTLSLSNHLAADSAYHALRRDVFDGLQRAPKSLPPKWFYDSVGSELFDQITRLPEYYPTRAEAEILGARSAEIASTSQADTLVELGSGTSEKTRLLLDALHRRTALRRFVPFDVDAGILATAAAAIQQEYPGVEIKAVCGDFEEHLGEIPAGGRRLFVFLGSTIGNLTPGPRAEFLTTLAGVMQPGDTLLLGTDLVKDTGRLLRAYDDAAGVTARFNRNVLAVVNRELDADFDVAAFEHVARWNVAEERIEMWLRTDRPQRVRIGALDLTVEFAAGEEMLTEVSSKFRSEGVSAELAGAGLRRLQWWTDTAGDFGLSLAVK, encoded by the coding sequence ATGACGCTGTCGCTGTCCAACCACCTGGCCGCCGACTCGGCGTATCACGCATTGCGCCGAGATGTCTTCGATGGCCTGCAGCGTGCGCCGAAGTCGTTGCCGCCCAAATGGTTTTACGATTCTGTGGGCAGCGAACTGTTCGACCAGATCACCCGGCTGCCGGAGTACTATCCCACCCGGGCGGAGGCGGAGATCCTGGGCGCCCGGTCCGCCGAGATCGCGTCGACAAGCCAGGCCGACACGCTGGTCGAGTTGGGTAGCGGAACGTCGGAGAAGACTCGGCTATTGCTGGACGCACTGCACCGGCGCACAGCCTTGCGTCGGTTCGTCCCGTTCGACGTCGATGCCGGCATCCTGGCGACCGCCGCCGCTGCCATCCAACAGGAATACCCAGGCGTCGAGATCAAGGCCGTGTGCGGCGATTTCGAGGAGCACCTCGGTGAGATCCCGGCCGGGGGCCGGCGCCTGTTCGTGTTCCTCGGGTCGACGATCGGCAACCTCACTCCGGGGCCGCGCGCCGAATTTCTCACCACCCTGGCCGGGGTTATGCAGCCCGGCGACACCCTGCTGCTGGGCACCGACCTGGTCAAGGACACCGGCCGGTTGCTGCGCGCCTACGACGACGCCGCGGGAGTGACGGCACGCTTCAACCGCAATGTGCTCGCCGTGGTCAACCGGGAACTGGATGCGGATTTCGACGTCGCCGCCTTCGAGCACGTGGCGCGGTGGAACGTTGCGGAGGAACGCATTGAGATGTGGCTGCGGACCGACCGACCGCAGCGAGTCCGGATCGGGGCCCTGGACCTGACCGTCGAGTTCGCGGCCGGTGAGGAGATGCTGACCGAGGTGTCCAGCAAGTTCCGTTCCGAGGGGGTAAGCGCGGAGCTGGCCGGCGCGGGCCTGCGCCGCCTTCAGTGGTGGACCGACACCGCGGGCGATTTCGGTTTGTCGTTAGCGGTCAAGTGA
- a CDS encoding catalase: MTERFTTTDAGIAAPSDEQSLTIGPDGPILLQDHYLIEQMAQFNRERIPERQPHAKGGGAFGQFEVTNDVSQYTRAAVFQPGTKTEMLARFSTVAGERGSPDTWRDPRGFALKFYTSEGNFDLVGNNTPVFFMRDPLKFQHFIRSQKRMQATNLRDHNMQWDFWSLSPESAHQVTWLMGDRGIPKTWRNMNGYSSHTYSWINAAGEIFWVKYHFITDQGIEFLTQEDADRLAGEDGDYHQRDLYDAIERGDYPSWTLKMQIMPYEEAKDYRFNPFDLTKVWPHGDYPLIDVGKMTLNRNVTDYHTEIEQAAFEPNNTVPGTGLSPDKMLQARGFSYSDAHRARLGANYRQIPVNEPKVEVNSYSKDGVMRIKNVTDPVYAPNSYGGPHADPARAAEVRWHADGQMIRAAYTLHAEDDDWSQAGTMVREVLDDAARDRLAHNIIGHLSKGVREPVLSRVFEYWRNVDPDLGKKVEEGFRGQ; encoded by the coding sequence ATGACGGAGCGTTTCACCACGACGGATGCGGGGATCGCTGCCCCCAGCGACGAGCAGTCGCTAACGATCGGCCCCGACGGCCCGATTCTGCTGCAGGACCACTACCTGATCGAGCAGATGGCGCAATTCAACCGGGAGCGTATCCCGGAACGTCAGCCGCACGCCAAGGGCGGCGGTGCATTCGGTCAGTTCGAAGTGACCAACGACGTCAGCCAGTACACTCGGGCCGCGGTGTTCCAGCCCGGCACCAAAACCGAGATGCTGGCCCGTTTTTCGACGGTGGCCGGTGAGCGCGGCAGCCCGGACACCTGGCGGGACCCGCGTGGTTTCGCATTGAAGTTCTACACATCCGAAGGCAACTTCGACCTGGTGGGTAACAATACCCCGGTCTTCTTCATGCGCGATCCGCTGAAGTTCCAGCACTTCATCCGTTCCCAAAAGCGGATGCAGGCAACAAATTTGCGTGACCATAACATGCAATGGGATTTTTGGAGCCTGTCGCCGGAATCCGCGCATCAGGTGACGTGGCTGATGGGCGATCGCGGAATTCCCAAGACGTGGCGCAACATGAACGGCTACAGCAGCCACACCTACAGCTGGATCAATGCCGCCGGCGAAATCTTTTGGGTGAAGTATCACTTCATCACCGATCAGGGGATCGAGTTCCTCACCCAGGAAGACGCCGACCGATTGGCCGGCGAGGACGGCGATTACCACCAGCGCGACCTGTACGACGCAATCGAGCGGGGTGACTATCCCAGCTGGACGCTCAAGATGCAGATCATGCCGTACGAGGAGGCGAAGGACTACCGTTTCAACCCGTTCGACCTGACGAAAGTGTGGCCGCACGGCGATTATCCACTGATCGACGTCGGCAAGATGACGCTGAATCGCAACGTCACGGACTACCACACCGAGATCGAGCAGGCGGCGTTCGAACCGAACAACACCGTGCCCGGCACCGGGCTGAGTCCGGACAAGATGTTGCAGGCGCGAGGTTTCTCCTACTCCGATGCGCACCGCGCTCGACTGGGTGCCAACTATCGGCAAATCCCGGTCAACGAGCCCAAGGTGGAGGTCAACAGTTATTCCAAAGACGGCGTGATGCGCATCAAGAATGTGACCGATCCGGTGTATGCGCCCAACTCTTACGGCGGCCCGCACGCGGATCCGGCACGCGCGGCTGAGGTGCGCTGGCATGCCGACGGCCAGATGATCCGCGCGGCTTACACGTTGCACGCCGAGGATGACGACTGGAGCCAGGCGGGCACCATGGTCCGCGAGGTCCTCGACGACGCGGCCCGCGACCGATTGGCGCACAACATCATTGGACACCTCTCCAAGGGTGTGCGGGAGCCGGTGCTGTCGCGGGTCTTCGAGTATTGGCGCAACGTCGATCCCGATCTCGGCAAGAAGGTGGAGGAAGGCTTTCGGGGCCAGTAG
- a CDS encoding aspartate-semialdehyde dehydrogenase codes for MVAIGVVGATGQVGQVMRNLLDERDFPADSVRFFASARSQGRKLPFRGQEIEVEDAATADPSGLDIALFSAGKTMSLVQAPRFAAAGVTVIDNSSAWRKDPDVPLVVSEVNFARDAHRRPKGIIANPNCTTMAAMPVLKPLHEEAQLVRLVVSSYQAVSGSGIAGVEELASQARAVVGNAEQLVHDGRAVDFPAPKTYVAPIAFNVVPLAGSLVDDDSGETDEDQKLRHESRKILGIPDLLVSGTCVRVPVFTGHSLSINAEFAQPLSPERALELLAAAPGVKVVDVPTPLDAAGVDESLVGRIRQDPGVPDGRGLALFVSGDNLRKGAALNTIQIAELLAAAL; via the coding sequence ATGGTTGCCATCGGGGTAGTGGGTGCGACCGGTCAGGTGGGCCAGGTCATGCGCAACCTGCTCGACGAACGCGATTTCCCGGCCGACTCCGTGCGGTTCTTCGCCTCGGCCCGCTCGCAGGGTCGCAAGCTGCCGTTCCGGGGGCAGGAGATCGAGGTGGAGGATGCCGCCACGGCTGACCCGAGCGGCCTGGACATCGCGTTGTTCTCGGCCGGGAAGACGATGTCGTTGGTGCAGGCGCCACGGTTCGCGGCGGCCGGGGTGACCGTGATCGACAACTCCTCGGCGTGGCGCAAGGATCCCGACGTGCCGCTGGTGGTGTCGGAGGTGAACTTCGCACGGGACGCGCACCGCAGACCCAAGGGCATCATCGCCAACCCGAACTGCACCACCATGGCCGCCATGCCGGTGCTCAAACCGCTGCACGAAGAGGCACAGCTGGTGCGGCTGGTGGTCTCGAGCTACCAGGCGGTCTCCGGTAGCGGCATCGCCGGTGTCGAGGAGTTGGCCAGCCAGGCGCGCGCCGTCGTCGGCAACGCCGAACAACTTGTGCACGACGGGCGGGCGGTGGACTTCCCGGCGCCCAAGACCTACGTGGCGCCGATCGCGTTCAACGTGGTGCCGTTGGCCGGTTCGCTGGTGGACGACGACTCGGGTGAGACCGACGAGGACCAGAAGCTGCGCCACGAGAGCCGCAAGATCCTCGGTATTCCCGATCTGCTGGTCAGTGGGACCTGCGTCCGCGTTCCGGTGTTCACCGGGCACTCGTTGTCCATCAACGCCGAGTTCGCGCAGCCACTTTCGCCGGAGCGTGCCCTGGAACTGCTCGCCGCGGCCCCCGGGGTGAAGGTCGTCGACGTGCCGACTCCCCTGGATGCCGCCGGTGTCGACGAGTCCTTGGTCGGCCGCATCCGCCAGGATCCGGGGGTACCGGATGGGCGTGGGCTGGCGCTATTCGTCTCGGGGGATAACCTGCGTAAGGGCGCGGCGCTCAACACCATACAGATCGCCGAGCTGCTGGCCGCAGCGCTCTGA